In Caproiciproducens sp. NJN-50, the following are encoded in one genomic region:
- a CDS encoding M23 family metallopeptidase encodes MAAPAVALAVKAAVAAATDKRTWKVIAVTITAVLMPFILAVLLLMSFLSGGAAHNNDAVNLAFHGGTISSDVPSEYRQHIEEMQDAFSQLDDAIAQLHIESGDGSLDSTRVKAAFYSLYFGADSLQGVDYDSFAGCFAKTETRTRTVQNPDGTHTEQSYDAAVPLTDLNQVYKNLDRLLGRTVTDDEKSNADEICKRALGETGTGPTVSSQVPSTAGLISPVGSNWRALVTSEFGPRIDPINGKATVHTGIDLGVPTGTQVHAAKDGTVSKIAWDPDGYGNYLMIDHGGGLVTLYGHCSQIIAHAGQAVKAGDVVALSGNTGHSTGSHLHFEVRIGGKAVNPRGYLP; translated from the coding sequence ATGGCCGCACCCGCTGTGGCCCTTGCAGTTAAGGCGGCGGTTGCCGCCGCCACAGACAAACGGACGTGGAAGGTGATCGCAGTAACCATCACCGCTGTCCTGATGCCCTTTATTCTTGCCGTACTTTTACTCATGAGTTTTCTCTCCGGGGGCGCGGCACACAACAACGACGCTGTGAATCTCGCCTTCCACGGAGGGACGATCTCCTCGGATGTTCCCTCTGAATATCGGCAGCATATTGAAGAAATGCAAGATGCGTTCAGCCAGCTGGACGATGCGATCGCACAGCTACATATTGAATCCGGGGACGGAAGCCTCGACTCCACGCGGGTCAAGGCTGCTTTTTATTCTCTGTATTTCGGCGCCGACTCCCTGCAGGGGGTGGACTACGATTCGTTTGCCGGCTGCTTTGCAAAAACGGAAACCCGCACCCGCACTGTTCAGAATCCGGATGGAACCCATACTGAACAGAGCTATGACGCAGCTGTTCCGCTGACTGATCTCAATCAGGTCTATAAGAATCTTGACAGACTCCTCGGCCGGACCGTCACGGACGATGAAAAATCCAATGCCGATGAAATCTGTAAAAGAGCTTTGGGCGAAACCGGCACAGGGCCCACCGTCTCATCGCAAGTCCCCTCCACTGCCGGCCTGATTTCCCCTGTCGGAAGTAACTGGCGAGCACTGGTCACCTCGGAATTCGGACCCCGCATTGACCCGATCAACGGAAAAGCCACTGTCCATACAGGCATCGATCTGGGCGTACCGACCGGCACACAGGTCCATGCGGCGAAGGATGGAACTGTTTCCAAGATTGCCTGGGATCCTGACGGCTATGGGAATTATCTTATGATCGACCATGGCGGCGGGCTGGTCACGCTGTACGGACACTGCTCCCAAATTATCGCCCATGCAGGGCAAGCTGTCAAAGCCGGCGACGTCGTCGCACTTTCTGGAAACACCGGCCACAGCACAGGCAGCCACCTGCACTTTGAAGTGCGCATCGGCGGCAAGGCAGTCAACCCCAGAGGGTATCTGCCGTAA
- a CDS encoding DUF3991 and toprim domain-containing protein: MSYIPFTEEEKQRANSVDLVDFLQRQGEQLVRSGHEWRWKRHDSVTIRGSEWFRHSRKEGGHAIDFVQRFYDMDFPGAVTFLLGGEGGLEWNQTAKSAPPPKKNFALPEANPDMRRVFAYLLKQRFIDPSVLSYFAREHLIYEDKEYHNAVFVGLDEDGAARHAHKRGTYTKGEPYKGNVEESDPKYSFHYIGEDDTLYVFEAPIDMLSFISLHLKDWQKHSYVTLDGVSEHAMLQQLKSHSNLKKIVLCLDHDEAGIEATGRLKDILAEHDYYAPAYMDIPVLQSRYKDWNEDIKAKHGITPIPAGEHPKLVLLPEICENLFSACETLSAVPDPNAVIREYHRRLTPLVDSEKLAAANPEIVGACLQKMAAGALLAAQRELRQMERPETLGQLVGNLRDSYRPHLDRGWMRTKAEDIREDAVNIDRQLFAPGIRTLQERLALVSDYRRLALDCVKAQLFVRLELSQPLQAPEEAAPNFRMSM, translated from the coding sequence ATGTCCTATATCCCGTTCACAGAGGAAGAAAAGCAAAGGGCCAACTCGGTTGACCTGGTGGATTTTTTGCAGAGGCAGGGCGAGCAGCTCGTCCGCTCCGGGCATGAGTGGCGTTGGAAACGGCACGACAGCGTGACGATCCGCGGCAGCGAGTGGTTTCGGCATTCCCGCAAGGAAGGAGGCCACGCGATTGACTTCGTCCAACGGTTTTACGACATGGATTTCCCCGGAGCGGTCACCTTTCTGCTCGGAGGCGAAGGCGGCCTGGAATGGAACCAGACCGCGAAAAGCGCGCCGCCGCCCAAAAAGAACTTCGCGCTTCCGGAGGCCAATCCGGACATGCGCCGGGTGTTTGCCTATCTTCTCAAACAGCGGTTCATCGACCCGAGCGTGCTGTCGTATTTCGCGCGCGAACACCTGATCTACGAGGACAAAGAATACCATAACGCCGTATTCGTTGGTCTGGATGAGGATGGTGCCGCCCGGCATGCGCACAAGCGCGGCACCTATACCAAGGGCGAGCCTTACAAGGGTAATGTCGAGGAAAGCGATCCGAAATACAGCTTTCACTACATTGGCGAGGACGACACCCTTTATGTGTTCGAAGCGCCGATCGATATGCTCTCTTTTATTTCCCTTCACCTGAAGGACTGGCAAAAACACAGCTATGTCACGCTGGACGGTGTGTCTGAGCACGCGATGCTGCAACAGCTGAAAAGCCATTCGAACCTGAAAAAGATTGTGCTGTGCCTTGATCACGACGAGGCCGGGATTGAGGCCACCGGCAGACTGAAGGACATCCTTGCGGAACACGATTATTACGCCCCCGCTTATATGGACATTCCTGTTTTGCAATCCCGGTACAAGGACTGGAACGAGGATATCAAGGCAAAACACGGCATTACCCCCATCCCTGCCGGGGAGCATCCGAAGCTCGTCCTGCTGCCGGAGATCTGCGAGAATCTGTTCTCCGCGTGCGAAACCCTGTCGGCCGTTCCGGATCCGAACGCTGTCATTCGGGAATATCACCGGAGGCTGACGCCGCTGGTCGATTCCGAAAAGCTCGCTGCCGCGAATCCGGAAATCGTGGGAGCCTGTCTGCAGAAGATGGCGGCGGGCGCGTTGCTGGCCGCTCAGCGGGAGCTTCGGCAAATGGAACGACCGGAAACGCTCGGGCAGCTGGTCGGAAACCTGCGGGACAGCTACAGGCCCCACCTGGACCGGGGCTGGATGCGAACCAAAGCGGAAGATATTCGCGAGGATGCGGTGAATATAGACCGGCAGTTATTCGCACCCGGCATCCGCACGCTGCAGGAGCGGCTGGCATTGGTTTCGGATTACAGGCGCCTCGCGCTTGACTGCGTGAAGGCGCAGCTTTTTGTCCGGCTGGAACTGTCCCAGCCGCTCCAGGCGCCGGAGGAAGCGGCGCCAAATTTTAGAATGAGCATGTAA
- a CDS encoding VirB4 family type IV secretion system protein gives MAKQQKTKMPPQEDIRMQEFLDMIAPSVIKFFTDYFICGNTFRCVWALREYPTTTDEQAILRYLGEKDGVTLHLYTRHVTPMEERKIISNAANKNRMQRSSTQDLQQTVTAESNLQDVTTLVTQMHRSKEPLLHTAVYIELSAHSLEQLGLLQTEVLTELIRSKLNVDKLLLRQQQGFQSVIPSGWNAFSSQFERVLPASSAANLYPFNYSGKTDPHGFYLGRDKFGSNVIVDFDKRDDDKTNSNILILGNSGQGKSHLLKLILCNILESGKSVIGLDPEHEYVDLAENLGGCFADLMSGQYMINPLEPKTWDEGGSPEDKEAPQAFRQRTKLSQHISFLKDFFRCYKNFSDRHIDVIEIMLGKLYEKWGLSDRTDFSKLEAADYPILSDLYALIEDEYKSYDQAKYQLYTAELLQEILLGLHSMCQGAESKFFNGHTNVTSNRFIVFGVKGLLQASRNVKSALLFNVLSFMSDKLLTEGNTAASIDELYLFLTNNGGGNGNNYVVIEYIRSCMKRVRKKDSAMILASQNLEDFNIEGIRELTKPLFSIPTHAFLFNAGNIDKHFYIDSLQLEESEYNLIRYPQRGVCLYKCGNERYNLMVTAPEYKSKLFGTAGGR, from the coding sequence ATGGCAAAGCAGCAGAAGACGAAAATGCCGCCGCAGGAGGATATCCGCATGCAGGAATTTCTGGACATGATCGCACCCTCGGTGATCAAGTTTTTCACGGATTATTTTATCTGCGGCAACACATTTCGGTGCGTTTGGGCTTTGCGTGAATACCCGACGACGACCGATGAGCAGGCCATCTTACGCTATCTCGGAGAAAAAGACGGCGTAACCCTGCACCTCTACACCAGGCACGTCACACCCATGGAGGAAAGGAAAATCATCTCAAATGCTGCGAACAAAAACCGTATGCAGCGGAGCAGCACACAGGATCTTCAACAAACCGTCACAGCTGAGTCGAATTTACAAGACGTCACCACCCTTGTCACACAGATGCACCGGAGTAAGGAGCCGCTTCTGCATACGGCGGTTTACATCGAGCTCTCCGCCCACAGTCTGGAACAGCTCGGTCTGCTTCAAACCGAAGTGCTGACAGAACTCATTCGTTCCAAGCTCAATGTAGATAAACTCCTGCTCCGCCAGCAGCAGGGATTCCAGAGCGTCATCCCCTCCGGCTGGAATGCGTTTTCCAGCCAATTTGAGCGGGTCCTGCCCGCAAGCTCCGCCGCCAACCTGTACCCGTTCAACTATTCGGGCAAAACAGATCCCCATGGCTTTTACCTGGGCCGCGATAAGTTCGGCTCAAACGTAATCGTGGACTTTGATAAGCGGGACGATGATAAAACCAACAGCAATATTTTGATCCTTGGCAATAGCGGCCAGGGCAAAAGCCACCTTTTGAAGCTGATCCTCTGCAATATCCTTGAATCCGGAAAAAGCGTGATCGGCCTCGATCCGGAACATGAATACGTTGATCTGGCCGAAAACCTCGGGGGATGCTTTGCCGACCTCATGAGCGGCCAGTATATGATCAACCCTTTGGAACCCAAGACCTGGGACGAAGGCGGCAGCCCCGAGGACAAGGAAGCGCCCCAGGCATTCCGGCAGCGCACAAAGCTCAGCCAGCATATTTCTTTCCTGAAGGACTTTTTCCGCTGTTACAAGAATTTTTCCGACCGCCACATCGATGTTATCGAAATCATGCTGGGTAAGCTCTATGAAAAATGGGGGCTCAGCGACCGCACCGATTTCAGCAAGCTGGAGGCCGCTGATTACCCCATCCTTTCCGACCTGTACGCGCTGATTGAGGATGAGTACAAAAGCTACGACCAGGCAAAATATCAGCTCTACACCGCCGAGCTCCTGCAGGAAATCCTGCTGGGGCTCCACTCCATGTGCCAGGGCGCCGAGAGCAAATTCTTCAACGGCCATACCAATGTGACTTCCAACCGCTTTATTGTGTTTGGCGTCAAGGGATTACTGCAGGCCAGCCGGAATGTCAAGAGCGCTCTCCTGTTCAACGTCCTTTCCTTTATGTCCGACAAACTGCTGACCGAAGGCAATACGGCCGCCAGCATCGACGAGCTGTATCTGTTCCTGACCAACAATGGCGGCGGGAACGGTAACAATTATGTGGTCATTGAGTATATTCGAAGCTGCATGAAGCGGGTACGGAAAAAGGACTCCGCCATGATTCTGGCCTCGCAGAATCTCGAAGATTTCAACATCGAGGGCATCAGGGAGCTGACGAAGCCGCTGTTTTCCATCCCCACGCACGCGTTCCTCTTCAACGCTGGCAACATCGACAAGCATTTTTACATCGACTCCCTGCAGCTCGAGGAATCCGAGTACAACCTGATCCGTTACCCCCAGCGGGGCGTCTGCTTGTATAAATGCGGCAACGAGCGGTATAACCTGATGGTCACCGCACCGGAGTACAAATCAAAACTCTTCGGTACGGCCGGAGGCCGCTGA
- a CDS encoding gamma-glutamylcyclotransferase family protein, with protein sequence MSKSMLYIAYGSNLNLPQMAYRCPTAKVVGTSEIRDYELLFRGGRRGAVATVEPLKGANVPILLWKIRPADEQALDRYEGYPHFYHKEILPVQLGGKTQPAMVYIMNDRHPFGTPSDYYLGVIMEGYKTANFDTDFLERSVEKSIRLAEEQEQSEQESSDLEQGSLFNMKWK encoded by the coding sequence GTGAGCAAATCTATGCTGTATATCGCTTACGGCAGCAACCTTAACCTTCCGCAGATGGCTTACCGCTGCCCGACCGCCAAAGTGGTTGGAACAAGCGAGATCAGGGATTATGAACTGCTGTTCCGCGGCGGACGCCGTGGGGCGGTTGCCACCGTGGAGCCGCTCAAGGGGGCAAATGTTCCCATTCTGTTATGGAAGATCCGGCCTGCCGACGAGCAGGCACTCGACCGGTATGAAGGATACCCCCATTTTTATCACAAAGAGATCCTGCCGGTGCAACTTGGGGGAAAGACACAACCGGCCATGGTCTACATCATGAACGACAGGCATCCCTTCGGGACCCCTTCGGATTACTACCTGGGAGTCATCATGGAGGGTTATAAAACGGCGAACTTTGATACGGATTTTCTGGAAAGGTCCGTGGAAAAGTCCATCCGTCTGGCCGAAGAACAAGAGCAGTCCGAACAGGAATCATCGGATCTGGAACAAGGCAGTCTGTTCAATATGAAATGGAAATAA
- a CDS encoding ParM/StbA family protein: MVIKLGVDNGNYNTKSSEGMLYASGYAASDKEFITDEMQLCYGGRYYAIGEKRVRFQQDKTKAPDTFLLTLPAIASAMKKAGVREADVILGVGLPIEAYGMQKDAFRQYFLRGNLTFRFEGTDYHCHIADCKVFAQGHAALCRYYPQLRAYRSITLADIGGYTVDVLTMHGSKLDRSNCTSLRMGTITLYTRIQDILRRRDILLTDELVTDAIRGKIQHADQDFIRQTVEQEMQKYIRELFNTLRERGLDLKLPTVFAGGGAELLGGMLRDSSVNTVAVLNRFANADGYRLLLG; encoded by the coding sequence ATGGTGATCAAACTCGGTGTGGATAACGGCAACTACAACACCAAATCCTCAGAGGGGATGCTGTACGCCTCCGGGTACGCGGCAAGCGATAAGGAATTCATCACGGATGAGATGCAGCTCTGCTATGGCGGCAGATATTACGCCATCGGTGAAAAGCGAGTGCGGTTTCAGCAGGATAAGACGAAAGCTCCTGATACCTTTCTTCTGACGTTGCCGGCCATTGCGTCCGCCATGAAAAAGGCGGGTGTTCGGGAAGCCGATGTCATTCTGGGCGTAGGGTTGCCCATCGAAGCATACGGAATGCAGAAAGACGCCTTCCGCCAATATTTTCTGCGCGGAAATCTGACTTTCCGGTTTGAAGGAACGGATTACCACTGCCACATTGCGGACTGCAAGGTGTTCGCCCAGGGGCATGCGGCGCTGTGCCGGTATTACCCTCAGCTCCGGGCATACCGCAGCATCACTCTGGCGGACATCGGGGGGTATACGGTAGATGTTCTAACCATGCATGGCTCCAAGCTGGACCGATCAAACTGCACAAGCCTCCGGATGGGCACCATTACGCTCTATACCCGCATTCAGGACATCCTGCGGCGGCGGGACATCCTGCTGACCGACGAGCTTGTCACCGACGCCATCCGCGGTAAAATTCAGCACGCGGATCAGGATTTCATCCGGCAGACCGTGGAGCAGGAGATGCAGAAGTATATCAGGGAATTGTTCAACACGCTGCGGGAACGGGGCCTCGACCTGAAGCTCCCCACCGTGTTCGCGGGTGGCGGCGCGGAACTGCTCGGCGGCATGCTGCGTGACAGCAGCGTCAATACAGTGGCCGTTCTGAACCGCTTCGCCAATGCGGACGGTTATCGTCTGCTGTTGGGGTGA
- the mobP3 gene encoding MobP3 family relaxase, whose protein sequence is MPKIIFKCRYLKDGTHAANLVEYMATREGVEKLPANIRALPSTAKQQRLIGDLLAQFPDTADLFEYEDFQKRSTIENASEFITAALEQNLDQLGHKDVYVQYIATRPHVEKSGTHGLFSDAGAPPVLSEVAEEVSHHTGNVWTPIISLRREDAARLGYDHAAAWMALLRKQRNLFSEQMKISPENLRWYAAFHDEGHHPHCHMIVYSIDPREGYVTKPAINKMRSTLAHEIFQQDLMQIYPEQTARRNELAEQSRAALSEIIGQMESGVYENKVIEDLISRLVERLKYTSGRKQYGYLKAELKTIVDQIVDELSKDARVAEAYQAWYELQNEVLHTYADKLPGPLPLSQQKEFKHIKNIVIEEALRINERQITFEGDEGIEAQADTAADQADRVYEPEDEPDDESPEDGNFPDSTSEGPEPIESPPATPHPYIEWSDRYKQAREFLYGKDDMEPDLAQTLRLFQEEADAGNALAMHDLGRMYADGLGIEADAGISFTWYEKALTAFYEIETGKSHRYVEYRIGKMHAAGNGTDQDYEEAAGWFEKSASENYKYAQYSLAGLYYRGQGLEQNYNTAFVLYDKAARQHFPYASYELAKMYRDGIGTAKNHDAAAACFREAFLGFQQLEAQSRDDKLQYRLGQMLYTGTGTEQNIGAAVQYLEKSAKLGNAYAQCLLGKIYLAVESPLNPVENSYANPESGIFWLTKAADAGNDSAEYLLGKLYRDGLYVERNSEKAVALFTAAAKQKNPYAAYALGKLYLEGTAVVKDTGAAARWLTFSAGLGNAYAQYALAKLYLADEDVPKDVPRAVDLLTKAALQNNSFAQYRIGKLYLLGEEVSKDMDAAFRWLTDAAEQNNQYAQYMLGKLYLMGQDVPRDREAAARWLTASAGQGNPYAQIFLNHLDSFRDPSPMLAVTRLLHHLSRIFRQQQGRLYGGPSMETDSKLRRRLRQKKMAMGHAPDERAPEQTY, encoded by the coding sequence ATGCCGAAAATCATCTTTAAGTGCCGGTATCTCAAGGACGGAACCCATGCCGCCAACCTCGTGGAATACATGGCGACGCGCGAGGGCGTGGAGAAGCTTCCGGCGAATATCCGCGCCCTGCCCTCCACGGCAAAACAGCAGCGGCTCATCGGTGATCTGTTGGCTCAGTTTCCCGATACCGCGGACCTGTTCGAATATGAGGACTTCCAGAAGCGGTCTACCATTGAGAACGCCTCGGAATTCATCACGGCGGCGTTGGAACAAAATCTGGATCAGCTCGGGCACAAGGACGTGTACGTGCAATATATCGCCACCCGCCCTCATGTGGAGAAATCCGGCACGCACGGCCTGTTTTCAGATGCCGGGGCGCCACCAGTATTGTCCGAAGTGGCGGAGGAAGTCTCCCATCACACGGGAAACGTCTGGACGCCGATTATCAGCCTGCGGCGGGAGGACGCCGCCCGGCTCGGGTATGACCATGCCGCGGCGTGGATGGCGCTTCTGCGCAAACAGCGCAACCTGTTCTCCGAGCAGATGAAGATCTCCCCGGAAAACCTGCGCTGGTACGCGGCTTTTCACGATGAGGGCCATCATCCACACTGCCACATGATCGTCTATTCCATCGATCCCCGTGAGGGTTACGTTACCAAACCCGCCATCAACAAAATGCGGAGTACGCTGGCGCATGAAATCTTCCAGCAGGACCTGATGCAGATCTATCCGGAGCAGACCGCACGCCGCAACGAGCTCGCCGAACAGAGCCGTGCCGCGCTTTCCGAAATCATCGGGCAGATGGAATCCGGTGTCTACGAAAACAAGGTTATTGAAGATCTGATCTCCCGGCTTGTCGAACGCCTGAAATACACCTCGGGCAGAAAACAGTACGGTTACCTCAAGGCCGAGCTCAAGACCATCGTCGATCAGATCGTGGATGAGCTGTCAAAGGACGCGCGGGTGGCGGAAGCCTACCAGGCATGGTACGAACTACAAAACGAGGTTCTGCACACTTACGCCGACAAGCTGCCCGGCCCGCTTCCGCTTTCCCAACAGAAGGAATTCAAGCACATCAAGAACATCGTGATCGAGGAAGCCCTGCGCATCAATGAACGGCAGATCACGTTTGAGGGCGACGAGGGCATTGAGGCTCAGGCGGATACGGCAGCTGATCAGGCCGATCGGGTGTATGAGCCGGAGGATGAGCCAGACGATGAATCCCCAGAAGACGGGAATTTTCCGGACAGCACATCAGAAGGCCCGGAACCCATTGAAAGTCCGCCCGCGACACCCCACCCATATATCGAATGGAGCGACCGCTACAAACAGGCCCGTGAATTTTTGTACGGGAAAGACGATATGGAGCCGGATTTAGCTCAGACGCTCCGGCTGTTTCAAGAAGAAGCCGATGCTGGAAACGCACTCGCCATGCATGATCTCGGACGCATGTACGCAGACGGACTGGGGATAGAAGCCGATGCGGGGATTTCTTTCACCTGGTACGAAAAGGCCCTCACAGCCTTTTATGAGATTGAAACGGGGAAAAGCCACCGCTATGTGGAATACCGCATCGGCAAGATGCATGCGGCTGGCAACGGCACCGATCAGGATTATGAAGAAGCGGCGGGCTGGTTTGAGAAATCTGCCTCGGAGAATTACAAGTACGCGCAGTATTCCCTCGCCGGCCTGTATTACCGTGGCCAGGGCTTGGAACAGAACTACAATACGGCGTTTGTTCTCTATGACAAAGCGGCGCGGCAGCACTTCCCATATGCGTCCTACGAACTGGCGAAGATGTACCGCGACGGTATCGGCACGGCAAAAAATCATGATGCGGCCGCCGCCTGCTTCCGGGAAGCCTTTCTCGGCTTTCAGCAACTGGAGGCTCAGAGCCGCGACGATAAGCTCCAGTACCGCCTCGGACAAATGCTTTATACGGGCACCGGAACGGAACAGAATATCGGCGCGGCGGTGCAATACCTCGAGAAATCGGCCAAGCTCGGGAATGCCTATGCCCAATGTCTGCTTGGAAAAATTTATCTGGCTGTTGAAAGTCCGTTGAATCCGGTTGAAAACTCCTATGCGAACCCCGAAAGTGGCATCTTCTGGCTCACCAAAGCTGCGGATGCCGGAAATGACTCCGCAGAGTATCTATTAGGAAAGCTCTACCGGGACGGCCTGTATGTGGAGCGGAACTCGGAAAAAGCCGTCGCACTGTTCACCGCGGCGGCCAAACAGAAGAACCCCTACGCCGCCTACGCCCTGGGAAAGTTGTACCTCGAAGGAACGGCTGTCGTAAAGGATACGGGTGCCGCAGCCAGATGGCTGACATTCTCGGCCGGCCTCGGCAATGCGTATGCGCAGTACGCGCTGGCAAAGCTGTATCTGGCCGACGAAGATGTGCCAAAGGATGTTCCGCGGGCGGTGGATTTACTCACAAAGGCGGCCCTGCAGAACAATTCCTTTGCCCAATACCGGATCGGCAAGCTGTACCTTCTGGGAGAGGAAGTTTCCAAAGATATGGATGCCGCCTTCCGGTGGCTCACAGACGCAGCGGAACAGAACAACCAATATGCCCAGTACATGCTCGGCAAGCTCTATCTGATGGGGCAGGATGTTCCCCGCGACCGCGAGGCCGCCGCCCGATGGCTGACGGCTTCCGCCGGGCAGGGCAATCCATACGCCCAAATTTTTCTCAATCATCTGGACTCGTTCCGTGATCCGTCCCCGATGCTGGCGGTTACCCGGCTCCTGCACCATCTGAGCCGGATCTTCCGGCAGCAGCAAGGCAGACTGTACGGAGGCCCCTCCATGGAGACGGACAGCAAGCTCCGCCGCCGGCTTCGACAGAAGAAGATGGCAATGGGCCATGCGCCCGACGAGCGGGCGCCCGAACAAACCTATTAA
- a CDS encoding amidoligase family protein translates to MDMKEQRFGIEIEMTGLTREAAARVLSEHFGNPVSRDGGYYGEYSVLDSESRRWKVMSDGSITCQKKEGGRLVPADHDYSVELVSPICHWGDIEIIQEIVRKLRGAGMIADKSCGIHVHVDASPHNANTLRNITNIMAAKEDLIYKAMQVEVAREHQYCRKVDQRFLEELNRKKPRTLNEVSRIWYGGADRSYHHYDDSRYHCLNLHSVFQKGTIEFRLFNSTTHAGKIKAYIQFCLAISAQALNQRCASRQKTHSTNEKYTFRTWLLRLGLIGDEFKTARLHLLEHLDGCIAWKNPEQAIQQKQRLRQKKEKELESAAESQAQQETATATPQQEPAGEDESPALVMRM, encoded by the coding sequence TTGGACATGAAAGAACAGCGGTTCGGGATTGAAATCGAGATGACAGGCTTGACCCGTGAGGCTGCTGCACGGGTGCTGTCCGAACATTTCGGGAATCCCGTCAGCCGCGACGGGGGGTATTACGGCGAATATTCTGTTTTGGACAGTGAGAGCCGCCGCTGGAAGGTCATGAGCGACGGCAGCATCACCTGTCAGAAAAAAGAAGGAGGCAGGCTTGTTCCCGCGGACCATGATTACAGTGTGGAGCTGGTCAGCCCCATCTGCCATTGGGGTGACATCGAAATCATCCAGGAAATCGTGCGGAAACTGCGCGGCGCCGGAATGATCGCCGATAAAAGCTGTGGGATCCATGTGCATGTGGACGCCTCTCCGCACAACGCGAACACTCTGCGCAACATCACCAATATCATGGCTGCGAAAGAGGATCTGATCTATAAGGCCATGCAGGTGGAGGTTGCCCGCGAGCACCAATATTGCAGAAAGGTCGATCAGCGTTTTCTTGAAGAACTCAATCGCAAAAAACCCAGAACGCTCAATGAGGTCAGCCGCATCTGGTACGGAGGCGCAGACCGGAGCTACCACCATTACGACGATTCCCGTTACCACTGCCTGAACTTACATAGCGTGTTCCAAAAGGGCACAATTGAGTTCAGGCTTTTTAATTCCACCACTCATGCTGGAAAGATCAAGGCATATATCCAGTTCTGCCTCGCCATTTCCGCGCAGGCCCTCAACCAGCGCTGCGCCAGCAGGCAGAAAACCCACAGCACCAATGAAAAATATACTTTCCGCACCTGGCTTTTACGGCTTGGGCTGATTGGGGATGAATTCAAAACCGCCCGGCTGCATCTGCTGGAGCATCTGGACGGCTGTATCGCGTGGAAAAACCCCGAGCAGGCTATACAGCAAAAGCAAAGGTTACGGCAGAAAAAAGAAAAAGAACTGGAATCGGCCGCAGAAAGCCAAGCCCAACAGGAGACTGCAACGGCCACTCCACAGCAGGAACCGGCCGGGGAGGACGAGTCCCCGGCCCTTGTCATGCGTATGTAA